Part of the Poecilia reticulata strain Guanapo linkage group LG2, Guppy_female_1.0+MT, whole genome shotgun sequence genome is shown below.
NNNNNNNNNNNNNNNNNNNNNNNNNNNNNNNNNNNNNNNNNNNNNNNNNNNNNNNNNNNNNNNNNNNNNNNNNNNNNNNNNNNNNNNNNNNNNNNNNNNNNNNNNNNNNNNNNNNNNNNNNNNNNNNNNNNNNNNNNNNNNNNNNNNNNNNNNNNNNNNNNNNNNNNNNNNNNNNNNNNNNNNNNNNNNNNNNNNNNNNNNNNNNNNNNNNNNNNNNNNNNNNNNNNNNNNNNNNNNNNNNNNNNNNNNNNNNNNNNNNNNNNNNNNNNNNNNNNNNNNNNNNNNNNNNNNNNNNNNNNNNNNNNNNNNNNNNNNNNNNNNNNNNNNNNNNNNTATTTTATCAGAAGGTCATAAAACCTCTTACTCAACTGCTATGTTCTCCTCAACAACTATGTAGTGATACACATAACCAACATTACTGCTGTGATGTTCATGCACATCCCCACAGTTTTGTGGCTTCACAGTTTGTCGGCGTAGTCGTCTCCAAAGTCAATCATCAGCCTCAGAGCATTCAGGATCAGAGTGTTGACGTCTGAATTCAGCTGAATTTCATTGCTGTAGTTCTTCACTGGGAGGATGCAGTTCATTGGGATCCCCAGACTGGAGCTGAAGTCACCCATctacataaaacacaataattgttttactttttgtacaatattttagagttttttttgtttgtctttttttgaataaatcttTCCATGACtcacctttttctttaaatgtttgctctTGTAGACGTTTTTTAGATCTCTTTCTGTTTCCCCACAAGCTGAATCAACGTGGCTGAGAATCGCCAGCTGAGGGATTCCTGAGGATACAGAGATATATACTCTAAAACATGGAGTTACTCAAGAAACTCCACTTATTTAAGTGAGATATTTAAATAACTACATCCACAGGAGTGTGATGAGACATGTATGAtgatataaaaaagtaaaaaaaaaaattatttcctttacTGTATAATAATAttctaaaatcaaatttaatatttcttacCCAGATCactggctgcttctctgatttccctcattttctgtaaaacagacGACTTCATTTGTGGTGCATTAGCAGAATAAATGCAGACCAGAACATGAACTCTGTCACTGATGGATGGAGAAGAGTTGTAACCATGATCACCATCAGAAAGAGAAGATGCAGGattgaactgtggaaaaaaagatatatatattcagtaatttattttccacataaagtaaataaattataatgcaaaaaaagttttttttaagcaaaaaagtttatatttatacCTTATATCCATCCTTCACATGACCCTTCAAGGCCAGTTTAATGTCGTCTGTTCTGACTCCTTGTCCATCTCCATCCTNAATTTGATTCCTTTCAGCTAACTGACTAAAATCCAGATTTACAGTTTTCCATAGATGTTAGCGAGAAATGATCTAGCTAGCTGATATGCTACATTAGATATCCATTCATGTGAAATAAGGtcaacatgtaaacaaacataaGCTCATCATGAATACTGGAGCTGTTTGGGAACATATCTGCTTCCTGATCGGCTTCGTTTAAGACAAGATGCTGCAGCAGGTGTCAAATAAACTTTCCAACAAGCTAATATGACTTAGTTAGTAGCTGATCTGAACAGTGTGGAGACATTACCtttactgcagctgctgctgtctgaaaCACGGTGACTGCTGAAGGAGAGAAAGACAACGAGCcactttcactttcactttgaGACTCAGATAAACCACGTGATTATTTGAAAGTCAAGTCCTGCCATGTAATAAAACTCTGCTGCCTGGAGTGAAAGATACCAGGTTTTATTTCTCCCAGACAGTAACAGTCTGKGTAGCATGCATTACAAAAACagtcaagaaacaaaaaagtcaatgtCACAGATAATGCAGCGCTCAGATAAGTCAGAGTGACTCAAGTTTTAAGACTCGAGTCACACTAATAATAAAGATTCGACTTATAGAGTCGCGCCCTTGAGACCCGACTTGGACTCAATAAGGGTGGATTAGTAACTTTCTAGAGTCATCTTACCTTCTCTggttttttaagtatttaatggAAAGTAGCATAGACACAAATTTTAAGCAGGAAACATTTCTTCATGCATTAAAGcgtaacattttgaaaatcagCTCCGCAGTGACGTTACTGGTTCGTTGGGCTTCGTTCAGGCCTCTTCTCCTTTAACTGCGGCTGGTACATTTCTCCAAAATATCCAGATTTCRAAATGTTAATTCTGAACACATATGTGGGGCCGgttgacagaaaaacacagatttatgtGCTCGCCCATGTAAAAATGATGACTTAATATAgataaaagacaaatgaaaagaGGATCAGACGAAGATCAGAGGAATCGCAGCAGATCTGAAGAGAATACATTCATGAGTTTAAGCAATCTTTTTAAACGCTGCTTTGATCTAAATGCAAATATCAGAAACTTAAGAGTGATCAGAGGTTCAACGTTAATATTGTAGAATGTATCCCAGAGGCAAAGCAGACATCTTAACCCCGTTTTATTCATCTTAGTACAAACAGGAGCTACTGTGCTGATCGAAGCATAAAAGGTTTCAATTGAAGCTCAGAAGACACTCAAATGGATCTGCAGATTCATCGACAGGTTAATGTGGTTTCATCATAATAAcctgtaaatttatttattcctagattaataaatatgttgtgTTGCCACATTCTCAAGGCTATTGttttaatgcttaaaaatacATANNNNNNNNNNNNNNNNNNNNNNNNNNNNNNNNNNNNNNNNNNNNNNNNNNNNNNNNNNNNNNNNNNNNNNNNNNNNNNNNNNNNNNNNNNNNNNNNNNNNNNNNNNNNNNNNNNNNNNNNNNNNNNNNNNNNNNNNNNNNNNNNNNNNNNNNNNNNNNNNNNNNNNNNNNNNNNNNNNNNNNNNNNNNNNNNNNNNNNNNNNNNNNNNNNNNNNNNNNNNNNNNNNNNNNNNNNNNNNNNNNNNNNNNNNNNNNNNNNNNNNNNNNNNNNNNNNNNNNNNNNNNNNNNNNNNNNNNNNNNNNNNNNNNNNNNNNNNNNNNNNNNNNNNNNNNNNNNNNNNNNNNNNNNNNNNNNNNNNNNNNNNNNNNNNNNNNNNNNNNNNNNNNNNNNNNNNNNNNNNNNNNNNNNNNNNNNNNNNNNNNNNNNNNNNNNNNNNNNNNNNNNNNNNNNNNNNNNNNNNNNNNNNNNNNNNNNNNNNNNNNNNNNNNNNNNNNNNNNNNNNNNNNNNNNNNNNNNNNNNNNNNNNNNNNNNNNNNNNNNNNNNNNNNNNNNNNNNNNNNNNNNNNNNNNNNNNNNNNNNNNNNNNNNNNNNNNNNNNNNNNNNNNNNNNNNNNNNNNNNNNNNNNNNNNNNNNNNNNNNNNNNNNNNNNNNNNNNNNNNNNNNNNNNNNNNNNNNNNNNNNNNNNNNNNNNNNNNNNNNNNNNNNNNNNNNNNNNNNNNNNNNNNNNNNNNNNNNNNNNNNNNNNNNNNNNNNNNNNNNNNNNNNNNNNNNNNNNNNNNNNNNNNNNNNNNNNNNNNNNNNNNNNNNNNNNNNNNNNNNNNNNNNNNNNNNNNNNNNNNNNNNNNNNNNNNNNNNNNNNNNNNNNNNNNNNNNNNNNNNNNNNNNNNNNNNNNNNNNNNNNNNNNNNNNNNNNNNNNNNNNNNNNNNNNNNNNNNNNNNNNNNNNNNNNNNNNNNNNNNNNNNNNNNNNNNNNNNNNNNNNNNNNNNNNNNNNNNNNNNNNNNNNNNNNNNNNNNNNNNNNNNNNNNNNNNNNNNNNNNNNNNNNNNNNNNNNNNNNNNNNNNNNNNNNNNNNNNNNNNNNNNNNNNNNNNNNNNNNNNAAAATACATGAATATCGACGTCATTGTTCACATTCTCCTTCTGTTAGCTgataaatatcttagtaaacagGAGAAAAACCCAGACTGAACTGTAAGCGAGATTTGAATCGAGCGGAACAGAGCAGGACGGCAGAGGTCAGATAAGTGATTTGTTGACATTGTTTGCACTTCAGGGCCACCATACATGAGAGTTAACTGAGTAACAATGTGTTcagaaaacaccaaaaacatgGGACACTGTTGGCTTAGTGACAACCTTCATTTCAGGTAATTAAGGGTAATTCAAGCAGTTGACGTTTTCATTAACCATCAGTAAAAGTGCAATTAAGTGCGACACACATGACGGCGCAGCGGCCGCCACTTCCTGCATCTCCTGTCACGSTGAGAGGACGAGGTGAAAGCAGTGACTCCTGAGCGCCAGGCAGAGCAGAGAGACTGTGACTGTGGGTTCACATCTCAGCGTCTGATGGATGTGTTTACCAACTCGACAGTGCCRTGACCTCACAAAATGCCTGCATCCTCCGCTGATAAAAATGAAGCCGTCCTCTCAGCCTAATGYCACAACAGATACGATCGAGCCGCGCAAAGCGCCTGTGGGAAACAGGAGGGAGCCGCCGAGCCACAGAAAATGGGTGGAGAGGTTCTGATCAATGCTCCTTTCTTCTCATCATTTCTCACACTTGCGTGCCAAAGAAATATCTCCTGAGCCGAGGcgtttctttcttccttccttttcttttttttctctctttaccGTGTACTATCAGGAAAAGCGACTTGCTGGTTTGGAAAAAATTTCAGACTGTTTAAAGCACCTGGGAAGCAGAACAAATAAGCAGAGCAGTTGTTGGAGAAATTGTGCATTGTTGGTTTTTGACGGTTGACTGGCATCGTTTCTGTAgccattttcagaaaaagacaattctttcttttcacacacactcatttTCTGCCAGATTGTTACCAAACATTGAACTTTCTAAAGATTTAATCAATCAGGTGTAACATTATGACTCCTAGGACGGGTAGTGCAGCAAGTGGATTTGCAATTGTATTATGCAAAATYGACTTTTTATGTACTCMATAGCTTGTTATAACTTCACAAAATGACAAACTAGCAACTTGGTTGAGGCAGTCTGGCTCTTTGGCAGGTTCCAGCGTTTCTCATATGTYTCTATGATCATCTACAGTCAAAGACAAATTggacacagaaacatttttattctttcagatTTGTGTTATTTGCCATGTCGATCGGGGACCATAAACCACATAGCATGACTGCCTAAATCACWTTTTGACCAAATTGAGATAACTGCATGATATTGATCTCATTACACTGCTACATCACTCTGCCTAATTGCCTGTCGTCAGCCTATCAGAACATTTGTTACAGTCCAAAATCCTTATTTGCCAAAGTCTTCCCTTTAAtgacttttcttgttttctggcAATGTTAAAATATGACTTAGGCAGCTATGCTACAAGGCTAACAGTATATTGACACCATTAAARGATGAGGCAataaatttgacctttttaaaaatgtcaatgttaaGTAATCCAAAGGTAGAAATTCATCCTTTTTTATTGTGAGGATGAATTTGCTAgtgacaaaaaaaccaaacgGTTGGATAACATCTGTAAGAGTCTCtttaaaagtgaacatttaaaatacgTTGTTGGTTGTTAGTGATGGTAAAGCAGGAAAAAGACAAGTAGGTCATTTGTGGTTCATTGTTTTTTGACTAACTACTACTGATGGTGTTGacattggtgcatttctcagcTTCTAACGTCTTTCTTCATGTCCATACACAGGGCATGTCACATTCAAtccattgtagtttttttttacacacagctatctgtttaatctttaaaatgcaCTAAAGCACAGCTGTGCCCATCCAAAGTGAAATCACAAATGTAGATGCAAACCCTTTACCTAACTGGAGAATGAGCTTCACACTCAGCAGTGGAAACTGAGACACAGAATGCAGAAAGAAgctaaaaaacagatttttgatgCCTAGTGACAGATTGAAGTATACAATATTATGTTGTCAACTTCATACACGATGCACTAGATTCCAGCATCAAGTCTGGCTGCTAGGCTCTGAAGCTAAACAGYAGTGAACCAGGAAGTGGTGAGGAGGGTACTgcagctccccctggtggctgcTCTTCACCAATCCATATCATCAAAACTKTTCAGTATGAAAACGAATCATTTTAAAGGTGGTTTCCAACATTACTGCTTTATAAACAGCATTAAATGGATACGTACCtgagagaagagaaaaatgaaaagacaaaatgtcaTAAAAGTATTGAACAACTATAAATACAGTcaattttgatgatggcacttgacaaaaagCAGTGTTTGTTATTGGTTTTATAATTGgtggctgatatttttatgctttcatgatgtaaagcactttgccttgttgctgaaatgttttatacaaataaacttaattgaaacttgattgattaaatatgatttGAACAAAACACCACAGTGtagacatacaaaaaaaacagaagtatcTGAAAGGACAGCAACAGtaggtagaaaaataaatcctaaatcTGTTGATTCTGCAMatttttaaatcaattttatgtCCTGATGGTA
Proteins encoded:
- the LOC103456838 gene encoding interferon-induced protein 44-like translates to MYQPQLKEKRPERSPTNHQLAERNQIXDGDGQGVRTDDIKLALKGHVKDGYKFNPASSLSDGDHGYNSSPSISDRVHVLVCIYSANAPQMKSSVLQKMREIREAASDLGIPQLAILSHVDSACGETERDLKNVYKSKHLKKKMGDFSSSLGIPMNCILPVKNYSNEIQLNSDVNTLILNALRLMIDFGDDYADKL